One window from the genome of Acidobacteriota bacterium encodes:
- a CDS encoding insulinase family protein: MQSILRARRVLCAAMVTLAVTGGGAAMAQDQASFEKRLTVHRLANGYTFLILERPGAPVFSFATRVDVGSAQEVPGITGLAHMFEHMAFKGTPRLGTTDYAREKVALAELETAYQAYERARGAVKPDTGEVERLLKVFKEKEEAAQAFVVPNAFDDAVSREGGVGLNAGTSAEATTYYYSLPVNKFELFAYLESERFLHPVFREFYKERDVVMEERRQRTDSQPIGRLVERLLGTAFIAHPYKQPTVGYMSDLQRFTMTDAEAFARQYYVPANMVTAIVGNVKAAEIIPTLERYFGRLPKGDPPAPLRTIEPPQTAEIVITLREQAQPMYLEGYHRPSALHPDDAVYDAIAEILGRGRTSRLYTSLVEKQKVAVQAQVGSGLPGVKYPHLFIAFAVPARGVSNDTVAEALHAELARMVDQDVTDEELARFKTRAKADLIRSLASNSGLADQLVTYQTLTGDWRDIFGYIERTDAVTKADIRRVAGDVFKAPNRTVARLENEAAPAAGGTR; encoded by the coding sequence ATGCAGTCGATCCTGCGTGCCCGGCGTGTGCTGTGTGCCGCGATGGTGACCCTGGCGGTGACCGGTGGCGGGGCCGCGATGGCCCAGGACCAGGCGTCGTTCGAGAAGCGCCTCACGGTCCACAGACTCGCCAACGGGTACACGTTCCTGATCCTCGAGCGCCCTGGTGCGCCGGTGTTCTCGTTCGCCACGCGGGTGGACGTCGGATCCGCGCAGGAAGTGCCCGGGATCACGGGGCTCGCGCACATGTTCGAGCACATGGCGTTCAAGGGCACGCCGCGGCTCGGCACCACCGATTACGCCAGAGAGAAGGTGGCGCTCGCGGAGCTCGAGACGGCCTACCAGGCCTACGAACGTGCGCGGGGGGCGGTCAAGCCCGATACCGGCGAAGTGGAGCGTCTCCTGAAGGTGTTCAAGGAGAAGGAGGAGGCGGCGCAGGCCTTCGTCGTGCCCAACGCGTTCGACGATGCCGTCTCGCGGGAAGGCGGCGTGGGCCTCAATGCCGGCACGAGTGCCGAGGCCACGACGTACTACTACTCGCTGCCCGTCAACAAGTTCGAACTGTTCGCCTATCTCGAATCCGAGCGCTTCCTGCACCCGGTGTTCCGCGAGTTCTACAAGGAACGCGACGTGGTCATGGAGGAGCGCCGGCAGCGGACCGACAGTCAGCCCATCGGACGTCTCGTCGAGCGGCTGCTGGGGACGGCGTTCATCGCGCATCCCTACAAGCAGCCGACAGTCGGGTACATGAGCGATCTGCAGCGCTTCACGATGACCGACGCCGAGGCCTTTGCCAGGCAGTACTACGTGCCGGCGAACATGGTCACGGCGATCGTCGGCAACGTGAAGGCGGCCGAGATCATCCCGACATTGGAGCGCTACTTCGGCCGGTTGCCGAAGGGCGATCCGCCCGCGCCGCTGCGGACCATCGAACCGCCGCAGACGGCGGAGATCGTGATCACGCTGCGCGAGCAGGCGCAGCCGATGTACCTGGAGGGCTATCACCGGCCGTCGGCGCTGCATCCGGACGACGCGGTGTATGACGCGATTGCGGAGATCCTGGGCCGCGGCAGGACGTCGCGGCTGTACACCTCGCTCGTCGAGAAGCAGAAGGTCGCCGTGCAGGCGCAGGTGGGCAGCGGGTTGCCCGGGGTGAAGTATCCGCACCTGTTCATCGCGTTCGCGGTACCCGCGCGCGGCGTGTCCAACGACACGGTGGCCGAAGCGCTGCACGCCGAGCTCGCGCGCATGGTCGACCAGGACGTGACCGACGAGGAGCTCGCCCGTTTCAAGACACGGGCGAAGGCCGACCTGATTCGCTCCCTCGCGAGCAACAGCGGATTGGCCGACCAGCTGGTCACCTATCAGACGCTGACAGGCGACTGGCGCGACATCTTCGGCTACATCGAGCGCACGGACGCCGTGACCAAGGCCGACATCCGGCGCGTGGCCGGCGACGTGTTCAAGGCGCCCAACAGGACGGTGGCCCGGTTGGAGAACGAGGCGGCGCCTGCCGCAGGAGGCACGCGATGA